The Vicia villosa cultivar HV-30 ecotype Madison, WI unplaced genomic scaffold, Vvil1.0 ctg.003790F_1_1, whole genome shotgun sequence genomic interval TTAACAAACCCTAATAtttacatcttttcaatactcggcTTGCTcaataaactaggttacaaagcctcctatttataacctattcccaacaggacttgggccttcaattacagctttatttgctgttacaaatcagcagaaaacttctgctaaaagaaaggtctttaagtcataagtttcctaaattgtctccataattagaaactacataatcttcaatattctgacttgattctcttgacctttaaaactGCGCCACATATGATtgtataatattccatagaatattatGCATCTGTTAATTACATCTGGAATCTCCATCTTTTAGCTTAGCAGGCGTGATGTCATGAGTTTCTGCATATGACATCTCATAAGACGTGTTGTCACAGAACATGTCTTAACATTCCATATAACTTCTTGctgttgtacctgttttgtacATGTTTATCTAAAATTAGAATTTCACAAATTAAATTTGGTCAAACAACAAATACTTTAACCAAcaaattattatcattttattttgagttaaatATGTCaggggtccctataaatatggcaatattcaattttagtccctacaaaaaaaattctttaaacaaTGGTCCTCGCAAAATTTTTCATCCCTATTTTTGATCATTTCCGTTAGATTCCACTAACAGAGGCTTACGTGTCACGTCACGTCACGTCAATTAAAATTAACACTAAAAAAAAATAGACTGCGGAAGTTTTAGAcccctttaaataactttaaaaacaataaattttcaGCACCCAACAACTCCTTAAAAAAAGTTTCCACCATGATCCTCTGATTCGCAGTGAGAACACAACGCTTCCCGCATGACGAAAACACGTGCCAGCTCTCGGGGTGAAGATCAGCTGAATAGAATTTAGGAAGAACAGCTCTAGTTACTGATTCTTTGCCATTGATGCGAAATCGAGAACCTAAATTCCGGCTGATTCGGAGATAAAGTACTAGAGAAAAGCAGTAATCAGAGCAACTAACAGATACATTAGAGCTGTGATTAGGCAAACCTTGTTTTCAAGTTGTGATTAGGCAGGATTAACAGAATAATACTTTAATAGTAGAAATTAGGAATATGCAATCAAGTTTTAATAGATGCATTAGAATTGAGAAAGATATGATACGATGTAAACAGATGGTAACAAATAGAGGAAGTGAACAAGAGCGTAATGGTGATATAAATCCCAAAAGGTTCTTATCATTATCATATACATGTCAAATATCAAATATGCTTACATACTTTCATCACTATCCACATGTTATGTACTTGATTGTAGCATATATCATTTTCTTTGAAAATTCAGATCATGAAATAATTTATGTTACTAATATTGTCCTTCGCTTAAGTTGTAGTAAATGAAACAAAAAAGTTGGTAAAAATGGAAAACGTAACAGATTTTTAGAATGCTTGTATACCTCCTAAATTATCACCAATCACCAAAAATGAAATTATAGGCACAATAAAGTTAGTTTTAGGTGGCCCATATTGAAATTAAAAACAATATTTGAAAATTTAACTtatatagttatttttaaaaattaataaatagttgaaaattgaaataatttttatgtattttaatttaaatataactcTATTCTATTTTTCTAATAATCAGGAATTTTTGTCAATTAAAAAAATCTCCACGCAGTCCACGAGCTATGATTTTAAAACAATAAGCAACGATAGAACGAGTAGCTCGCGTTTCTCAATTACAACATATTTTAATCCTTCCTTCCTTGTCCCATTATATGAACTGTTTGTGCCTTAGATAAGTGTAAGTCACTACTTACATAATACATATATACATTAAGAACATACACTACTAACCAAcaccaagaaaaagaaaaatgggGTCAGAATCAAAGCCATTGAAAATCTACATGCTCCCATTCTTCGCACAAGGACACTTAATCCCTCTCGTCAACCTAGCTCGTTTAGTAGCTTCAAAAAACCAACAAGTTACCATCATCACAACTCCCTCCAACGCTCAGCTCTTCAACAAAACAATCCAACAAGACATATCCTCCGGCTACGATATAACCATCCGCCTCATCAACTTCCCCTCCACCCAGCTCGGCCTCCCACCCGGCGTCGAAAATCTCTTCGCCGCCTCCGATAACCAAACCGCCGGCAAAATCGCCATGGCTGCTCACCTCCTTAAACCCGATATCGAAAGCTTCATGAAGCAAAATCCCCCTGATGTCTTCATCCCTGATATCATGTTCACGTGGAGTGAACAAACATCGAAAGACCTTCGAATCCCGAGACTTGTTTTTAACCCGATTTCGATATTCGATGTTTGTCTCATCGAAGCTATAAAATCTCATCCTGAAGCTTTTGCTTCTGATTCAGGACCTTATCATATCCCCGGCCTTCCTCATCCACTTACACTTCCTGTTAAACCATCACCAGGCTTCGCTAGGGTCACTGAGTCACTGGTCGAAGCAGAAAAAGGCTCGCATGGCGTTATAGTAAATAGTTTTGCCGAACTCGACGAAGGTTACACCGAATATTATGAGAATCTCACCGGACGTAGGGTTTGGCACGTAGGACCTACTTCTCTCATGGTGGAAAACCCCAAAGAGAAGAACCCAATTAGTAGTAATACTAATTCTAATGATAAACACGAGACTCTCGCATGGCTCGACACAAAGGAGATAGGTTCGGTTGTATACATTAGCTTCGGGAGTTTATGTCGATTATCGAATGAGCAACTTAAGGAGATAGGTTTCGGAATCGAATCTTCGAAGCATAGTTTTCTTTGGGTGGTGCATGGAAAAGAAGGAGAAGAGGATGATAATTGGTTACCAAAAGGTTTTGTAGAGAGAACAAAGGATGGAAATAGAGGACTATTGATCAAGGATTGGGTTCCGCAGGCGTTGATATTGGATCATCCATCAATAGGTGGATTCTTGACGCATTGCGGTTGGAATTCGACGGTGGAAGCGATAAGTTCCGGGGTACCGATGATCACGATGCCGGGGTTCGGAGATCAGTATTATAACGAGAAGTTGGTGACGGAGGTGCATTGTATTGGTGTGGAGGTTGGTGCAACGGAGTGGAGTATGTCACCTTATGATGCTAAGAAGACGGTGGTGAGTAGGGAAAGGATTGAGAAGGGTGTGAAGAGTTTGATGGATGGTGATGGTGATGGTGGAGAGATAAGAAAAAGGGCTAGAGAAATGAAGGTG includes:
- the LOC131641503 gene encoding probable UDP-glucosyl transferase 73B6 — encoded protein: MGSESKPLKIYMLPFFAQGHLIPLVNLARLVASKNQQVTIITTPSNAQLFNKTIQQDISSGYDITIRLINFPSTQLGLPPGVENLFAASDNQTAGKIAMAAHLLKPDIESFMKQNPPDVFIPDIMFTWSEQTSKDLRIPRLVFNPISIFDVCLIEAIKSHPEAFASDSGPYHIPGLPHPLTLPVKPSPGFARVTESLVEAEKGSHGVIVNSFAELDEGYTEYYENLTGRRVWHVGPTSLMVENPKEKNPISSNTNSNDKHETLAWLDTKEIGSVVYISFGSLCRLSNEQLKEIGFGIESSKHSFLWVVHGKEGEEDDNWLPKGFVERTKDGNRGLLIKDWVPQALILDHPSIGGFLTHCGWNSTVEAISSGVPMITMPGFGDQYYNEKLVTEVHCIGVEVGATEWSMSPYDAKKTVVSRERIEKGVKSLMDGDGDGGEIRKRAREMKVKAWKAVQEGGSSQNCLTKLVDYLESVVRFKSVEQN